From the Desmodus rotundus isolate HL8 chromosome Y, HLdesRot8A.1, whole genome shotgun sequence genome, one window contains:
- the LOC139440566 gene encoding granulocyte-macrophage colony-stimulating factor receptor subunit alpha-like, translating to MGPLARAVLVAVLLDPAFLLTQHDRPTMETTPSINLQFDPRRMTLTWDCMENITAITCRMMSKEVGMLKVQLREKMCQCSFRDSVLHGGATLTVTVNISQRQITEKLLYVNPGGNNTAAQNFSCFIYNADFMNCTWAKGREAPDDVQYFLYIRDSKKKPERQCRHYVTEAGTHVGCHLDFVSELRHQIYILVNGSSETAGIQFFDDILLLKKIEMHSPPSNISVGCNASQCLIRWERPRSHLSTSDRDFQYQLDIQRQNKEQQGDKQLVELSGDSGNKYNFHSPQPRARHTVRMRAADSRWHQWGAWSPPAEFGSGERAPSLVHVYLLVILGTVIGVLMLGYLFKRFVGTPVPQIKDKLNKEDDEIIWEKIPAAAGKGDSDDVLTVQEVKESTVSV from the exons ATGGGTCCACTGGCCAGGGCCGTCCTGGTCGCGGTCCTGCTCGACCCGGCGTTCCTCCTCACCCAGCACG ATCGTCCCACCATGGAAACCACTCCCAGTATAAACTTGCAGTTCGACCCGAGGAGAATGACCTTAACGTGGGACTGTATGGAGAACATCACAGCCATCACGTGTCGTATGATGAGCAAGGAAGTAGGAATGCTAAAAGTGCAG CTGCGGGAGAAAATGTGCCAGTGCTCTTTTCGAGACAGCGTTCTCCACGGGGGAGCCACACTGACGGTGACGGTGAACATCAGCCAAAGGCAGATTACCGAAAAACTGCTCTACGTGAACCCAG GCGGGAACAACACGGCCGCACAAAACTTCTCCTGCTTCATCTACAACGCGGATTTCATGAACTGCACGTGGGCAAAGGGACGAGAAGCCCCCGATGATGTCCAGTATTTTCTGTATATCCGAGACTCAAA GAAAAAACCCGAGAGACAATGTCGTCACTATGTGACAGAGGCAGGGACCCACGTCGGGTGCCACCTGGACTTCGTCTCCGAGTTGCGTCACCAAATTTACATCCTGGTTAACGGCTCCAGTGAGACCGCGGGGATCCAGTTCTTCGACGACATTTTGCTGCTAAAGAAAATAG AAATGCACAGCCCACCCAGCAACATCAGCGTGGGCTGCAACGCGTCCCAGTGCCTCATCCGCTGGGAGAGGCCGAGGAGCCACCTGAGCACGTCCGACAGGGACTTCCAGTACCAGCTGGACATCCAGAGGCAG aacaAGGAGCAGCAAGGTGACAAGCAACTG GTGGAGCTCTCTGGCGATTCGGGGAACAAATACAACTTCCACAGCCCGCAGCCGAGAGCCAGACACACGGTCCGGATGAGAGCCGCAGACAGCAGGTGGCATCAGTGGGGCGCCTGGAGCCCGCCGGCGGAGTTCG GCTCCGGAGAGCGGGCACCCAGCCTGGTGCACGTATACCTCCTGGTCATCCTGGGGACCGTCATTGGCGTCCTCATGCTTGGCTACCTCTTTAAAAG GTTTGTTGGGACGCCAGTGCCGCAGATCAAGGACAAACTGAACAAGGAAGATGACGAG ATCATATGGGAGAAAATCCCTGCGGCCGCGGGGAAAGGCGACAGCGACGACGTCCTAACCGTGCAAGAGGTCAAAGAGTCCACAGTCAGCGTGTGA